GGGGTGTCGAATAGCGCGCCGCGGCTGCCGGTGTTGGTGAGGGTGAACGTGCCGCCGCTGAGCTCGTCCGGCGTCGCCTTGTTAGTGCGGGTGCGCTCCGCGAGGTCGGCGATCTTGCGCGCCAGGCCGGCGATGTTGAGGTCGCCCGCGTCCTTGATGACGGGCACGAGCAGGCCGCGCTCGGTGTCCACCGCGATGCCCAGGTGCTCGCCGCCGTGGTAGACGATCTCGTCGCCCTCGACGCTGGAGTTGACGACCGGGTAGGCCTTGAGGGCCTCCACGGCCGCCAGGGCGAAGAACGGCAGGAACGAGAGCTTGACGCCCTCGCGCTGCGCGAAGCTGTTCTTGGCCCGGGTGCGCAGCGCGGCGACCCGGGTCACGTCGACCTCGACCACGGTGGTGAGCTGGGCCGACACCT
The DNA window shown above is from Aquipuribacter hungaricus and carries:
- a CDS encoding 2-oxo acid dehydrogenase subunit E2 — encoded protein: PVEAPAPAAAAPAAAPAAQAAPASVDPRRGTREKMSRLRKVIAQRMVESLQVSAQLTTVVEVDVTRVAALRTRAKNSFAQREGVKLSFLPFFALAAVEALKAYPVVNSSVEGDEIVYHGGEHLGIAVDTERGLLVPVIKDAGDLNIAGLARKIADLAERTRTNKATPDELSGGTFTLTNTGSRGALFDTPILNQPQVAILGTGSVVKRPMVLTDAEGNESIAVRSMVYLALSYDHRVVDGADAARFLSTVKARLEEGAFESALGL